One genomic segment of Pseudomonadota bacterium includes these proteins:
- a CDS encoding S9 family peptidase, translating to MIRARSLCLLAAPACFLLAAAPGVKAEHHAATDDGAAGRLTNEAIFEEKRYEPAKPEALQWLPDGGYAMLEAVEGQDEQAEDEDPPKEIVRYDAKTGERTVLVNLAQLTPPGTDTPLVVDDYHWSEDR from the coding sequence ATGATCCGTGCTCGTTCTCTCTGCCTGCTCGCCGCCCCAGCCTGCTTCCTGCTCGCCGCCGCACCGGGCGTCAAGGCGGAACACCACGCCGCTACCGACGATGGGGCCGCGGGACGCCTCACCAACGAGGCCATCTTCGAGGAGAAACGCTACGAGCCGGCAAAACCCGAGGCCCTGCAGTGGCTGCCCGACGGGGGCTACGCGATGCTCGAGGCCGTGGAGGGCCAGGACGAGCAAGCCGAGGACGAGGACCCACCTAAGGAAATCGTACGCTACGACGCGAAGACCGGCGAGCGAACCGTCCTCGTCAACCTCGCCCAGCTGACGCCGCCCGGCACGGACACGCCGCTGGTCGTCGACGACTACCACTGGAGCGAGGACCGC